Proteins from one Peromyscus eremicus chromosome 8a, PerEre_H2_v1, whole genome shotgun sequence genomic window:
- the LOC131917931 gene encoding E3 ubiquitin/ISG15 ligase TRIM25-like, with product MPKVSRSGQDQVPLQLPSQSSRASQMQFLMSNSSQCMLEEQVLCPICLEVFRNPVTTACGHNFCMTCLQSFWDHQAAIGETYYCPQCRETFPTRPRLCKNVILGEMVACFTQAKGQTSGPLWNLAGPTDVPCDFCSPQKLRSVKSCLQCMASLCEKHLRSHFEDQLFQDHQLLEPVWDLKNRLCRKHRKLRQLYCRTEGSCVCGTCLLEEHKNHDTTPLEDEPARKEVEVRKIQANVENQMLIIASDSQKHQGRVSFLSKLIQTVRDEVNNCFSEILHEVKQLQIKVLDFVEKEEATALRKLGNSIQQSHSRLLKLEGDSVWLQSLLTNRSDEQFLQDFPRLKHIPACMEPLIGANCEETQSFLQLPETLAQLRTRLMDIGRSFINQLLLKGIKINCYEVLPRAVDRKTLLQRYCNLNFDPATANEELFLFKETHSVLNLGILLEPSTTNTPLVGFKQWPQVLCCPGLSEGCHYWEAEVSNSWMCLGVTYRHSPPLLGSRSRRNIVYLLGRNPYSWCLEWDSLKFSVWHNNTQTVLHGCYHHTLGVELDFGAGCLSFYGVAGGVSLLYRFLTSFLEPLYPAVMVSSGASLTLKQYPEA from the exons ATGCCGAAGGTCTCAC gATCAGGGCAGGACCAAGTCCCCTTGCAGCTCCCTTCCCAGTCCTCCAGAGCTTCCCAAATGCAGTTCCTGATGAGCAACAGCAGTCAATGCATGTTGGAAGAACAAGTCCTCTGTCCCATTTGCCTGGAGGTGTTCCGAAACCCCGTCACCACCGCCTGTGGCCATAACTTCTGCATGACTTGCCTCCAGAGTTTCTGGGACCACCAGGCTGCCATCGGGGAGACATACTATTGCCCCCAGTGCAGAGAGACCTTTCCCACCAGGCCCCGCCTCTGCAAGAATGTCATCCTTGGGGAGATGGTGGCTTGCTTCACCCAGGCCAAGGGCCAGACCTCAGGGCCCTTGTGGAACCTGGCTGGCCCCACAGACGTGCCCTGTGACTTCTGCTCCCCGCAAAAGCTGAGGTCAGTCAAGTCATGCTTGCAATGCATGGCTTCCTTATGCGAGAAACACCTGCGCAGCCACTTTGAGGACCAGTtgttccaggaccaccagctgcTGGAGCCCGTGTGGGACCTCAAGAACCGCTTGTGCCGTAAACACCGCAAGCTGCGGCAGCTGTACTGCCGCACGGAGGGCAGCTGCGTGTGCGGAACCTGCCTGCTGGAGGAGCACAAGAACCATGACACCACCCCGCTGGAGGATGAACCGGCCCGCAAGGAG GTGGAAGTTCGGAAGATTCAGGCCAATGTGGAAAACCAGATGCTCATCATCGCCTCTGACAGCCAGAAGCACCAGGGACGAGTAAGCTTTCTCTCG AAACTGATTCAGACAGTGCGAGACGAGGTGAACAACTGCTTCTCAGAGATCCTTCATGAGGTTAAACAGCTGCAGATAAAGGTCTTGGATTTTGTGGAGAAAGAGGAGGCGACTGCCCTGAGAAAGCTGGGCAACTCTATCCAGCAAAGCCACAGCCGGCTCCTCAAGTTGGAGGGGGACAGCGTCTGGCTCCAGAGCCTGCTCACCAACAGGAGCGATGAGCAGTTCCTACAG GACTTCCCCAGACTCAAGCACATCCCGGCCTGCATGGAACCCTTGATCGGCGCCAACTGTGAGGAGACACAGAGCTTCCTTCAGCTGCCAGAGACCCTGGCCCAGCTCCGCACCCGGCTGATGGACATAGGTCGTAGCTTCATCAACCAGCTGCTCTTGAAGG GCATCAAGATAAACTGCTACGAGGTGCTGCCCCGAGCTGTGGACAGGAAAACACTACTCCAGC GTTACTGCAACCTGAACTTCGACCCCGCCACGGCCAACGAGGAGCTGTTCTTGTTCAAGGAAACGCACTCAGTGTTGAACTTGGGCATCCTGCTGGAGCCCTCGACCACCAACACCCCTTTAGTGGGCTTCAAGCAGTGGCCCCAGGTGCTGTGCTGCCCGGGCCTGTCCGAGGGCTGTCACTACTGGGAGGCCGAGGTGTCCAACTCGTGGATGTGCCTGGGTGTCACCTACCGCCACAGCCCTCCGCTGCTGGGCAGTCGCTCACGTCGCAACATCGTCTACCTGCTGGGCCGCAACCCCTACTCGTGGTGTCTGGAGTGGGACTCGCTCAAGTTCTCCGTGTGGCACAACAACACGCAGACGGTGCTGCATGGCTGCTACCACCACACGCTCGGAGTGGAGCTGGACTTCGGCGCCGGCTGCCTGTCCTTCTACGGCGTGGCGGGCGGTGTGAGCCTGCTCTACCGCTTCCTCACCTCCTTCCTGGAGCCCCTGTACCCCGCGGTCATGGTCAGCAGCGGGGCCTCGCTCACACTCAAGCAGTACCCCGAGGCATAG